Within Acomys russatus chromosome 7, mAcoRus1.1, whole genome shotgun sequence, the genomic segment TCAGGGGTGCCCAGGGGCCTGTTTTTAAGACTCAGACTCTGGTGATTCTGAATGAAACCACCGTATTGTCTTCATATTGTCTTCATCCTTCACAGTCGGCATGCCCTAGTGCGCACAACCAATGTGGGGTCAGAAGTGCTTGGTGAGCTTAGTGGATGGAGGTGACAAACAGGAGCCATTTTAGATTATTTTCAGTATAGTGGTGTCTTGAAGAAGTAAGCAAGACTAATGTGACAGTAAGTACAGCTGTGACTTTAAGGAAAGAAACGTTGCAAATGACGTAATGAAGGACTGTAAGTGAAGAGTGCACAGTCTCAATATGGACAGAGAGGATGCAGATGAAGACTATGAAGTCACAGAGTTTTGTATTTAGATgaatatgagtttttaaaaaagatgggtcagtggctaagtgtactggctgttcttccagaggctccagggtcaattctcagcacccacatggcagctcgggaccatctataacttcagtcttaggggatccaacaccctcttctggcctctgagggcaccaggtatgcacacgGTGTGCATATACATGGAGgtaaaacagccatacacatagaaaatatGAACTCCGATCAGTATAtaaccattttaaaaaagagagacaaaccTTATCCAGAACCACCTCACTCTTCCTGAGTTCTAAGACCTTGGAAAGATACCGACAGAGCTCCGCGTTTGCCTCCCCCTCAGATGGAGGTGCTGCGATCGCCACACCCACGGCCTCAGTGGTCAGATCTGGAACGAGATGGCATGAGCTTCGTCTTTTTCATTTCGCTTTGCACTTACTTGGGACAGGCTTTCAATCACTAGCTGTCGGTCTGGGTTCAGTCTCTCACGCACTGAATGATTAAACTAATACTTCAAGGAGCGTAGATAAACAATGTGTCCAGCTACAGAACACACACCCGCAGAGGAGAAACCCTGCTTAGGAGACAGCTCTAGAGTCTTAGAGAGCATCTTGAATTCAGGCAACTAGAAACGGCCTTGGAATGGGAAGAGCTCCAGGCAGGGGGTCGgggagcctgcctctgcctcccgagggctgggatttaaggcgtgcgcccaccacaccctgctaaaacaccacatttttaaagatacaatGGTTTCCATCTGATTGGTATGGAATTCTGCACATTTTCTCTCAAATGCCTTGGTATGAGAATATAGAATTTTTAAACGGAGAAGCCTCTAAATGCAGATATGAAAATGACAGGATAAACTGTCAGCTGACAAGgcaaagagaagatgaagaacCCTTCATCCACACATGAATCCCACCCAACTCTCAGACGTACCTGTCACAGCATTTTGTTTGGAGCCGGGTTTCGCATGGATGGCTATGGTGACAAAACCTTTAGGATCAGTTGCCACAGGCCCCGCAGGAGGAGTTGGTGTCTCTGGttccttggtttggtttttacccTAAAATGACATGTTACCATTTTACAGGttacaaaatatttcattaattttgacCCATAACTAGCCCTCACCTTCACTAAACTAGGCCTACCATCCAGGAACTGGACACTGAGGTGCCTTTCCCACATCCCTCCAGATTCAATCAAGTTTTCAATGCCCCACAGTATTTGTACTTCCTTGGGAGACctgactctggcctccacacctgCATGCTGCTTTGTCTTGTTAGCTTTATAATTCACTTCCTCCACAGAGACTATTTATTACTTACATATATTTGTCGTAGCCTAAAGCTATGTGTGCGTGCGTCCTGTTTAGATCTCATGCTGGCTACCTTAGGACTTATTCCTATAGTCTGCTTTATAGTTTCTATTCCTCAAGAGACAGCCCTTTTATTAGTCATCCTATAGCCAATGCATTGTAAAGTTCAGAGTGGGGGAGAGAGCAAGGAGCTGGCTGCAAAAAGAACCATAACAAGTGACATTTAAGTGCCATGCTAAGAGCTTTCACTCAACAGGAAGTTAGTTCCAGGGCAGTATGCAGACAGTGGgtatgaagaggaagaggattcacACTCCGTCTTCAAGGAACTGGGACCACAGTGAGCGGCAACAACCATAATAAAGCGCATCACTGTGCTAAGTGTACCAACGAAGTACACATACAGAGCACATTACTGCGCGGAGAAAGGCAGCCAGGGCTTGGGCTCTAGAGAAGGTGCCAGCACGTGGGGGAGCCTGTGCTGGGTCATAGGAAGGGGTTGGGAGTTGGCCTAGGACAATGTCAGGACGGTGGAGCCTGTGCTGGGTCACAGAAAGAAGTTGGGAGTTGGCCTAGGAAGATGTCAGGGGAAGGGGTGCTCTTTCCTTGACGGAGGGGTGCTTTTTGCCGCCATAGGAAGGCAGACCGCACAGCCTGCCGGGAAAGGTAACCCTCCGAGTGCGGGCGCCGAGAAGGCCAGCAGGTGCGCCATAGGGGTTGCTCAGCCGTCCTCAGGCGAGCTAATGTGCGGTCCACAAAGTCTCAGACCTGGACTACAATAACAAGCTGTAAGGAAGGTCTCTTGCTCTCCAGGCGCGGCTTCCGTTCCTCGCCGGTGTAGTCCCGTGGCCCACCCTCTCCATACCACGAGTCTTGCCACTGGCCTTGCTCGACGCACTGGCTTTCTTAGGCATAGTAGAACCAAACAGGAATCTAGCTGGGGCCAAAGCGCAGCGACCCACCGCGAGCTGCAGCATCCCAAGCCCGCAGGCGCCGCTGCGGAGAACCGACCGCAGAGTGGCGGAAGTCCTGTGCGCCTGCGCATAGGACAGCGGAAGCGGCTAGCAGTTCTCCTGAGAGCGCCACCTCGCGCCGGGATGTCGCGGGTTTCGTTCCTTTGCAAACTGTTCCTGTGAACCATCTTTGTCACTTGAGGGAAAGATGTCACCTGTCGGTGAGTGGCAAGAGCAGCTAGCCTCAGTGCTAGCATGCCTAACGCGGCACCGTGGCAGTGTAGTGTAAAAGGAGAGGTCCACTGTGGGGTGGAATTCGACCGCTCATGAAATTGTAACAGGCAAATCATGCAAGTGCTAAAGTTAGGGGCTGGCCTTGTCCAGTTAAGCTAGAATGTGTGGACAATATATGctcaaagacaggaagatctgCCACCTCCCTGGGAGATGGGTAGTAACCATTTAGAGGATCTCTGGGACCTGAATGGTCAGAGATGACCATCTGAAGACTGAAGATGCCCAAGTCTGGGGCTAATGAACAAACAGGTTTGGTAGTTAGAAGTGAGTGTGTAGAATATATTAAATGTGAAATGATTGGAGACACAGTTAAGGAGCTGCCTGCATGCTTTACCTGTGCAGCTGatagagaacaagaaagaaaaagaaagggataaGAGACATCCCAAGTGTACAGAGCTGTTGTGCAGGCCCAGCATAAAGCAAGAAGGGTTAGTGAGGCAACCCACAAATAAACAGATAGTATAGTGCAATCTCAGCTAAGGGAGATTATTTCAAAGGGGAATGGTCAACTTATAATTATCACAAGAGCAGTGGGATGACCAGGTGTTCACTGGTCTAGAAAACAAGTGGGGTTGTTGACCCAGATAGGAGCAGTCTCAGTGGATACAGCAGAAATGTGTGGGTAATATTTGCTACTTTGCTGTGAAGTAACAGACGGCTAACTGCATTTGAAGGCATAGGAATGAGCTAGGAGAGGCTGGCTCAGGAGCAGGAGTTGGAATTGCACCATCTCCCGGTGGTGGGGAGGGGACGGAGGTAAGCACTAAGGAGTCACACAGTTTGGGAAATGGCAGAACTGTCTATTGAAAGTCACTCTAGAGGAAATGAAAATCCCAGTCTCTACTTACATTATTGGATTTTTGATGCTGAACAcatgttctgccactgagcttaCACCCCAGCCGGTTAGAGGTCTTTTAATGCCTGGCCTCAGCATCTAGGGGGCGGAG encodes:
- the C7H15orf40 gene encoding LOW QUALITY PROTEIN: UPF0235 protein C15orf40 homolog (The sequence of the model RefSeq protein was modified relative to this genomic sequence to represent the inferred CDS: deleted 1 base in 1 codon), whose product is MLQLAVGRCAWPQLDSCLVLLCLRKPVRRARPVARLVVWRGWATGLHRRGTEAAPGEQETFLTACYCSPGLRLCGPHISSPEDGQLPTPSYDPAQAPPRAGTFSRAQALAAFLRAGKNQTKEPETPTPPAGPVATDPKGFVTIAIHAKPGSKQNAVTDLTTEAVGVAIAAPPSEGEANAELCRYLSKVLELRKSEVVLDKGGKSREKVVKLLASTTPEEVLQKLKMEAEKK